The proteins below are encoded in one region of Petrotoga miotherma DSM 10691:
- a CDS encoding 3'-5' exoribonuclease YhaM family protein gives MNEDYSLKDIIKDNPFQPKTNGENITLISDLKPTEEAEIEGKVVSKKLQKTKNDKMFLLFTLADKSQSIRAIDWYNAETNNNKIQIGDVIKVKGKIVYFENRLQINISNETNSVQKINIMNINPEKYLHFSNNDLSKLNAKLEHYIQTVEDEGIKSLLKQIFLANSKLRESFLFSPAAIEVHHAYPGGLLEHTLMVTELSLRLYDLYNEDNEICINKDIIIAGSLLHDIGKIEEYVITPRGIEKTEQGELIGHIHLGTKIVYEESKKISPKIKETDLNHIIHIILSHHGEIEYGSPVVPKTIESFIIGLSDNMDAKIAQVKDNIRNTLQINKDQSWSEYDKRLARKIKIEKY, from the coding sequence TTGAATGAAGATTATTCTTTGAAAGATATAATAAAAGATAATCCGTTTCAACCAAAGACAAATGGGGAAAACATTACGTTAATATCGGATTTAAAACCAACTGAAGAAGCAGAAATAGAAGGAAAAGTTGTGAGCAAAAAGCTCCAAAAGACAAAAAATGACAAAATGTTTTTATTGTTTACACTTGCAGATAAAAGTCAGTCAATTAGAGCTATCGATTGGTATAACGCAGAAACCAACAATAACAAGATTCAAATTGGAGACGTTATAAAAGTAAAAGGGAAAATAGTTTATTTTGAAAATAGACTTCAAATTAATATTAGTAACGAAACCAACTCTGTGCAAAAGATTAACATAATGAATATCAACCCCGAAAAGTACTTGCATTTTTCCAATAATGATCTATCAAAGTTAAACGCAAAACTTGAACATTACATACAAACTGTTGAAGATGAAGGTATCAAATCTTTGCTGAAACAGATTTTTTTGGCTAATTCAAAATTAAGGGAATCTTTTCTTTTTTCTCCGGCAGCAATAGAAGTGCATCATGCCTATCCAGGCGGTTTACTGGAACATACATTGATGGTCACTGAACTATCTTTAAGATTATACGATCTTTACAACGAAGATAATGAAATATGTATCAATAAAGATATTATAATAGCTGGTTCCCTTTTGCACGATATAGGAAAAATAGAAGAATACGTTATAACACCTCGTGGGATAGAAAAAACTGAACAAGGCGAATTGATAGGACACATACATCTGGGAACAAAAATAGTGTACGAGGAGTCAAAAAAAATATCTCCAAAAATAAAAGAAACGGATCTTAACCATATAATACACATCATACTCTCTCATCATGGAGAAATAGAATACGGAAGTCCTGTAGTTCCTAAAACTATCGAATCATTTATTATTGGGTTAAGTGATAACATGGACGCCAAAATTGCTCAAGTTAAAGACAACATTAGAAATACCTTACAAATAAACAAAGATCAAAGTTGGAGTGAATACGATAAAAGGCTGGCGCGCAAGATAAAAATAGAAAAATACTAG
- the alr gene encoding alanine racemase — MKGRETVAYINIDKYLENLNYIQNQTKTSIIPVLKANAYGHGMLPLARQVFNEGCSMLAVAYLEEALEILKEGVHLPILIFNYFSPDDFEELLEFSHFLRPTITAYTFLEKVCDILGKDVDKFKFHINVDTGINRIGIKEEKLPQLIKLIKDKNIRIEGVYSHFANADEKDDFTRVQFEKYKSLLDYIISSGIDVEKKHISNSAAALFFPEYSLDYVRPGIATYGLQPSTTHKVDQLKPVLELKSIVASIHSLLPSDTIGYGRTYEVQKKMKTAIVPIGYADGYFRTLSNKGEVLINGKRCKILGRVSMDQIVVDVTDTNASIGDEVVIIGKQKYDEISAEEVAENASTISYEVTSRIAQRVRRIYIKGGKNFE, encoded by the coding sequence TTGAAAGGTAGAGAAACAGTTGCATATATAAATATTGATAAATATTTAGAAAATTTGAATTATATACAAAACCAAACAAAAACGAGTATTATACCGGTTTTAAAGGCAAATGCTTATGGACATGGTATGCTTCCTTTGGCAAGGCAAGTATTTAACGAAGGTTGTAGTATGTTGGCTGTTGCATATTTGGAAGAAGCTTTAGAAATCTTAAAGGAGGGAGTGCACCTCCCGATTTTAATCTTTAATTACTTCAGCCCAGATGATTTTGAAGAGTTATTGGAATTCTCTCATTTTTTAAGACCTACAATTACTGCGTATACATTTTTAGAAAAAGTATGTGATATACTAGGGAAAGATGTTGATAAATTTAAGTTCCATATAAACGTGGATACCGGTATCAACAGAATTGGCATAAAAGAGGAAAAATTACCCCAATTAATAAAGTTGATCAAAGATAAAAATATTCGAATAGAAGGTGTTTATTCCCATTTTGCCAATGCAGATGAAAAAGACGATTTTACCAGAGTTCAATTTGAAAAATATAAAAGTTTATTGGATTATATAATTAGTTCAGGCATAGATGTTGAAAAAAAACATATTTCTAATAGTGCTGCCGCTCTTTTTTTCCCAGAATATTCTTTAGATTATGTGAGGCCAGGAATTGCCACTTATGGCTTACAACCATCCACAACTCACAAAGTTGATCAATTAAAACCTGTCTTAGAACTAAAGAGCATCGTTGCAAGCATTCATTCCCTTTTACCAAGCGATACTATCGGATATGGTCGAACTTATGAAGTGCAAAAAAAGATGAAAACAGCCATTGTTCCTATAGGGTATGCAGATGGTTATTTTAGGACCCTTTCCAACAAAGGGGAAGTTTTAATTAACGGGAAGCGATGTAAAATATTAGGCAGAGTATCTATGGATCAAATAGTTGTGGACGTTACTGATACTAACGCTTCAATCGGTGATGAAGTTGTTATCATTGGGAAGCAAAAGTACGATGAAATAAGCGCAGAAGAAGTAGCTGAAAACGCTTCTACTATAAGCTACGAAGTAACCTCAAGGATAGCTCAAAGGGTTCGACGGATTTACATTAAGGGAGGAAAAAATTTTGAATGA
- the topA gene encoding type I DNA topoisomerase, translated as MPKKSTKSNNNNGKSKFVVIVESPSKAKTIERYLGKEYKVIASKGHVRDLPKKEFGVDIEHDFEPIFQVIPGKEKVIKEIKKETEGKKVLLASDMDREGEAIAWHLSQLLDLDPKEKNRIIFSEITKNAIKNSISNPQSLDLKKVDAQIARRILDRLVGYKISPLVWKVLKDYKTSAGRVQSAALKLIVDKERKIFSFKPKKYYNIYLEHKGQNIPLTKENGKKIKPESISKTKKDQIFEYLKDKDFKLGNIKEKKTTRKPPLPFITSTLQQTAVSTFNWSSSKVMKIAQDLYEGVETSEGSIAFITYMRTDSTRVSNEAQQAAINYLEKNYGKDYVGHYLSKNKKTNVQDAHEAIRPTDINMDVNNAKRLISSDHLKLYTLIWNRFMASQSAPSRYLEKTYIIEDNTNKYSFEITSKKCIFDGFEKFWSPNNKEVDFKIDKNDKITYDQLKFEEKETNPPNRYTEATLIKELESKGIGRPSTYATIISTLLQRKYVSKISKNTLRPTTTGFVVTDFLEAYFPEIVDVKFTANMEEDLDNIEDGKNKSKVVLEQFYEEFEKFLTTASNNIKNKQKILHYESDVPCEKCGKNMKLNFGRYGLYLSCEKCKETQKIPAESFGVTIKDKLYIKEYLQETLKLNKEENKIGEKCPVCGGDLILKHGKFGEFIACSNYPDCKYTRNVKARGKCPNCGGDVIKLRSKKGKTYFKCDSCGTLYWYEPSEYNCPKCGETLFYKTSRGKEKLYCQKDKTYFDIEEIKQLTK; from the coding sequence ATGCCAAAAAAAAGCACTAAATCCAACAACAATAATGGGAAAAGTAAATTCGTAGTGATCGTTGAATCCCCATCAAAGGCAAAAACAATAGAAAGATATTTAGGAAAGGAATATAAAGTAATAGCCTCAAAAGGTCACGTTCGTGATTTACCTAAAAAGGAGTTTGGAGTTGATATCGAACACGACTTTGAGCCAATCTTTCAAGTGATACCTGGTAAAGAAAAAGTTATAAAAGAAATCAAGAAAGAAACGGAAGGTAAAAAAGTGTTATTAGCATCGGATATGGATAGGGAAGGAGAAGCTATAGCGTGGCATCTTTCCCAGCTTTTAGATCTCGATCCAAAAGAGAAAAATCGTATCATATTCTCAGAAATCACGAAAAATGCAATAAAAAATTCAATAAGTAATCCCCAAAGTTTAGACTTGAAAAAAGTTGATGCCCAGATAGCTAGAAGAATCTTGGACCGATTGGTAGGATATAAGATCTCTCCCCTGGTTTGGAAAGTATTAAAGGATTATAAAACTAGTGCAGGAAGGGTTCAATCCGCGGCATTGAAATTGATAGTGGATAAAGAAAGAAAAATTTTCTCTTTTAAACCAAAAAAGTACTATAATATCTACCTTGAGCACAAAGGTCAAAATATTCCACTAACAAAAGAAAACGGTAAAAAAATAAAACCCGAAAGTATATCAAAAACAAAAAAAGACCAAATCTTCGAATATTTAAAAGACAAGGATTTTAAACTTGGGAATATAAAAGAGAAGAAAACAACTAGAAAACCTCCATTACCATTTATTACCAGTACTCTACAACAAACAGCGGTTTCGACTTTTAACTGGAGTTCATCTAAAGTAATGAAAATCGCGCAAGATTTATATGAAGGTGTGGAAACCTCTGAAGGAAGCATTGCTTTTATTACTTACATGAGGACTGATTCTACAAGAGTTTCAAACGAAGCCCAACAGGCAGCTATTAATTATTTGGAAAAAAATTACGGCAAAGATTATGTCGGACATTACCTATCTAAAAACAAAAAAACAAACGTTCAAGATGCCCATGAGGCTATAAGGCCTACAGATATCAACATGGATGTCAACAACGCAAAAAGGTTAATTTCATCAGATCATTTAAAATTGTATACCCTTATTTGGAATAGATTCATGGCATCTCAATCAGCTCCATCAAGATATTTAGAAAAAACATACATTATTGAAGACAACACCAACAAATATTCATTTGAAATAACGTCTAAAAAATGTATCTTTGATGGATTTGAAAAATTCTGGAGTCCTAACAATAAAGAAGTGGACTTTAAGATAGATAAAAATGATAAGATCACATACGACCAATTAAAATTCGAAGAAAAAGAGACTAATCCTCCAAACAGATATACAGAGGCAACATTGATAAAAGAATTAGAATCTAAAGGAATAGGAAGACCATCAACGTATGCAACCATAATATCTACACTTTTGCAACGTAAATACGTTTCTAAAATATCGAAAAATACCTTGAGACCAACAACAACTGGTTTTGTGGTAACTGACTTTTTGGAAGCCTATTTCCCAGAGATAGTGGATGTAAAATTCACCGCGAACATGGAAGAAGACCTTGATAATATAGAAGATGGAAAAAACAAAAGTAAAGTGGTTTTAGAGCAGTTCTATGAAGAATTCGAAAAGTTCCTTACCACTGCATCTAACAACATAAAAAATAAACAAAAAATTTTACATTACGAAAGCGATGTACCTTGCGAAAAATGTGGTAAAAACATGAAATTAAATTTTGGCCGATACGGTCTATATTTATCCTGTGAGAAATGCAAGGAAACTCAGAAAATTCCTGCGGAATCATTTGGAGTGACAATTAAGGACAAATTATACATAAAAGAATATCTACAAGAAACTTTAAAATTAAACAAAGAAGAAAACAAAATAGGTGAAAAATGCCCCGTCTGTGGTGGAGATCTCATATTAAAACACGGGAAATTTGGAGAATTTATAGCATGTAGTAACTACCCAGATTGTAAATATACTCGCAATGTAAAAGCCCGAGGGAAGTGTCCCAACTGCGGCGGCGACGTCATAAAATTAAGAAGCAAAAAAGGGAAAACTTACTTCAAATGTGATTCTTGTGGGACGTTGTATTGGTACGAACCTTCAGAGTACAATTGCCCCAAATGTGGAGAAACATTATTCTACAAAACCTCAAGAGGAAAGGAAAAGTTATACTGTCAGAAAGACAAAACATACTTTGACATTGAAGAAATCAAACAATTAACAAAGTAA